The Candidatus Tanganyikabacteria bacterium genome window below encodes:
- a CDS encoding ABC transporter permease, translated as MEFLVFLARRHLRTRWRQSAILVASIAVGVAILTTALSLTNGFEADLVGRILSTTPHIAATNALTGRLQEPERVAEEIRRYPAVTAVLPYVSAQGLIAHGASATGALIRGIDPALQGKARDWSRYVVSGDLASEEGLPGVMLGSELARKLGVSLGDRVKVVTGQNKQLTAAVTGLFAAGLYEYDSHIAFLELKTAQRLFGYGATVTGLDVRLNDVFRAPRLAYEMSAEIPANFRPWTLTNHSLRAALALEKRVIFLVTLFIIIVATMGVANTLAMWVLEQSRELGLLRAIGAPARLVGRLVVMQGFLVGCLGTGLGLAAGWLLSVGLAFFPLQLPQDVYYIDKLPVEMQAGDFLLVAVASIAISLVGCLLPARRALKLDPIEIVRRTS; from the coding sequence GTGGCGCCAGTCGGCGATCCTGGTGGCTTCCATCGCGGTCGGCGTGGCGATCCTGACGACCGCTCTCTCGCTGACCAACGGTTTCGAGGCCGACCTCGTCGGGCGTATCCTCAGCACGACGCCCCACATCGCCGCGACGAATGCCCTCACCGGGAGGCTCCAGGAGCCGGAGCGGGTAGCCGAGGAGATCCGGCGCTATCCGGCGGTGACGGCGGTACTGCCGTACGTCTCGGCACAGGGGCTGATCGCGCATGGCGCCAGTGCCACGGGCGCCCTCATCCGGGGGATCGACCCGGCGTTGCAGGGCAAGGCCCGGGACTGGAGCCGGTACGTCGTCTCGGGCGATCTGGCGAGCGAGGAGGGACTGCCCGGCGTGATGCTCGGCTCCGAGCTGGCGAGGAAGCTCGGCGTTTCCTTGGGGGATCGCGTGAAGGTCGTGACGGGGCAGAACAAGCAGCTCACCGCGGCCGTCACGGGCCTTTTCGCCGCGGGCCTCTACGAGTATGACTCGCATATCGCCTTCCTCGAACTCAAGACGGCGCAGCGGCTCTTCGGCTACGGCGCGACCGTTACCGGCCTCGACGTGCGCCTGAACGACGTCTTCCGCGCGCCGCGCCTGGCTTACGAGATGAGCGCGGAAATCCCGGCCAACTTCCGGCCGTGGACCCTGACCAACCACAGCCTCCGGGCGGCGCTGGCTCTGGAGAAGCGCGTCATCTTCCTGGTCACCCTCTTCATCATCATCGTGGCGACCATGGGCGTGGCAAACACACTGGCGATGTGGGTCCTCGAGCAGAGCCGCGAACTGGGCCTGCTGCGCGCCATCGGCGCCCCGGCGAGGCTCGTGGGCCGACTGGTCGTCATGCAGGGGTTCCTGGTCGGTTGCCTCGGCACCGGGCTCGGCCTGGCGGCCGGCTGGCTGCTCTCGGTCGGCCTGGCGTTCTTCCCCCTGCAGCTACCGCAAGACGTCTACTACATCGACAAGCTGCCGGTCGAGATGCAGGCCGGGGATTTCCTCCTGGTGGCGGTCGCGTCGATCGCCATCAGCCTGGTGGGCTGCCTCCTCCCGGCCCGCCGGGCACTGAAGCTCGACCCCATCGAAATCGTCCGCCGAACGTCATGA
- a CDS encoding response regulator: MDKEKILVVDDEASIRQIVETRLKLAGYAVITAADGVEALEKAAAHNPDLIVLDIMMPKIDGFEVCRELRKNMMTPIIMLTAKGDITDRIAALELGADDYVVKPFSPRELEARIKAVLRRTHTDVTKQAITKVDKLTIDTGKRQVLKEGKKVKLTEMEFNLLELLATNPGRAYSRSEILHQVWGYRLSQYSDTRVVDVHISRLRSKLEDDPSSPELILTARGTGYMFANFTPQPAESPAAEAAKS; this comes from the coding sequence ATGGACAAGGAGAAGATCCTAGTAGTCGATGACGAGGCGAGCATTCGCCAGATCGTCGAGACGAGGCTCAAGTTGGCCGGCTACGCGGTCATCACGGCGGCCGACGGCGTGGAGGCGCTCGAAAAGGCCGCCGCGCACAATCCCGACCTCATCGTCCTCGACATCATGATGCCGAAGATAGACGGCTTCGAGGTCTGCCGCGAGCTCCGCAAGAACATGATGACCCCCATCATCATGCTCACGGCCAAGGGAGACATCACCGACCGCATCGCCGCGCTGGAGCTGGGAGCCGACGACTACGTGGTCAAGCCTTTCAGCCCGCGCGAGCTCGAGGCCCGCATCAAGGCCGTGCTGCGCCGCACGCACACCGACGTCACCAAGCAGGCCATCACCAAGGTCGACAAGCTCACCATCGACACCGGCAAGCGGCAGGTCCTCAAGGAAGGCAAGAAGGTCAAGCTGACCGAGATGGAGTTCAACCTCCTGGAGCTTTTGGCCACCAATCCGGGGCGCGCCTACTCGCGCAGCGAGATCCTGCACCAGGTCTGGGGCTATCGCCTGAGCCAGTACAGCGACACGCGCGTGGTGGACGTCCACATCAGCCGCCTGCGCTCCAAGCTGGAAGACGATCCGAGCTCGCCCGAGCTCATCCTCACGGCCCGCGGTACCGGCTACATGTTCGCCAACTTCACTCCGCAGCCGGCGGAATCGCCTGCCGCAGAGGCGGCGAAGAGCTAG
- a CDS encoding HAMP domain-containing protein: MHVRLKLSIKLACVFGAVCASLLFLVASVALVFTTEGIRNEAFKRLESDAGVTIRLFDNYSQVAMATARMIATHPKVVRFAAAGGEDPEPITDLLPLLQKGQIFKIYDGTGRLIWQQGFGPQGSVMMADMLSTRGQLVLAGDDDEQYQESVERMSDDSLALIRIAAIRDRDRIVGAVVVGRRLDAAFAKELKDLAGVEVAIARANSREVAWLAKTLGDTKGQLLAPDVERQMVDAVRFASKDTLRKPVEVEGQHYLAAFAALRGEQFQGVLFMGESAAPLNARILQAQIFIIGLCVLAGIAAFFAARLVSRTITEPIRRLAEHSTEIARGNLDDRIDLKTGDELEQLAEAFNAMTESLKVMKFNDQNANPLTKLPGNLVIETEIQRRLELGEQVAVLYIDLDNFKAFNDKFGFEAGDRILQFTSEILKDSVAFMDNPVDFLGHIGGDDFIIATDPAHAERLCREIIRRFDADIGSFYPDEDQRRGYIISVDRQGQVQKFPLCSVSIAVVTNEQRKIDDFLGLASLAAEVKKVAKGIEGSSFARDRRNERTPTNKLSV, from the coding sequence TTGCACGTCAGACTGAAGCTGTCCATCAAGCTCGCGTGCGTCTTCGGGGCCGTGTGCGCCAGTCTGCTCTTCCTGGTCGCGTCGGTCGCCCTGGTCTTCACCACCGAGGGCATCCGCAACGAAGCGTTCAAGCGCCTCGAAAGCGACGCGGGCGTCACCATCCGCCTGTTCGACAACTACAGCCAGGTCGCGATGGCCACTGCCCGGATGATCGCCACGCACCCCAAGGTCGTGCGGTTCGCCGCCGCCGGGGGCGAGGATCCCGAGCCCATCACCGATCTGCTGCCGCTCTTGCAGAAGGGCCAGATCTTCAAGATCTACGACGGCACCGGCCGGCTCATCTGGCAGCAGGGCTTCGGGCCGCAAGGCAGCGTCATGATGGCCGACATGCTCAGCACCCGCGGGCAACTCGTGCTGGCGGGCGACGACGACGAGCAGTACCAGGAGTCGGTCGAGCGCATGTCGGACGACTCGCTCGCGCTCATCCGCATCGCCGCCATCCGCGACCGCGACCGCATCGTCGGCGCCGTCGTCGTGGGCCGCCGCCTCGATGCTGCCTTCGCCAAGGAACTCAAGGATCTCGCCGGCGTCGAGGTGGCCATCGCCCGCGCCAACTCGCGGGAGGTCGCCTGGCTCGCCAAGACCCTTGGCGACACCAAGGGACAGTTGCTCGCCCCCGACGTCGAGCGGCAGATGGTCGACGCCGTGCGCTTCGCCAGCAAGGACACGCTCCGCAAGCCCGTGGAAGTGGAAGGCCAGCATTACCTGGCCGCCTTTGCGGCGCTCCGCGGCGAGCAGTTCCAGGGCGTCCTGTTCATGGGCGAGAGCGCCGCGCCACTCAACGCCCGCATCCTGCAGGCGCAGATCTTCATCATCGGCCTGTGCGTCCTGGCCGGCATCGCGGCGTTCTTCGCCGCCCGGCTGGTCTCGCGCACCATCACCGAGCCCATCCGCCGCCTGGCCGAGCACAGCACGGAGATCGCCCGCGGCAACCTCGACGATCGCATCGACCTCAAGACCGGGGACGAACTCGAGCAACTCGCCGAAGCCTTCAACGCCATGACCGAGTCGCTCAAGGTCATGAAGTTCAACGATCAAAACGCCAACCCGCTCACGAAGCTCCCGGGCAACCTGGTGATCGAGACCGAGATCCAGCGCCGCCTCGAACTGGGCGAGCAGGTCGCCGTGCTCTACATCGACCTGGATAACTTCAAGGCGTTCAACGACAAGTTCGGCTTCGAGGCCGGCGACCGCATCTTGCAGTTCACTTCCGAGATCCTCAAGGACTCGGTGGCCTTCATGGACAACCCGGTCGACTTCCTCGGCCACATCGGCGGCGACGACTTCATCATCGCCACCGATCCCGCGCACGCCGAGCGGCTGTGCCGGGAGATCATCCGCCGCTTCGACGCGGACATCGGGTCGTTCTATCCGGACGAAGACCAGCGGCGCGGCTACATCATCTCGGTCGATCGCCAGGGCCAGGTGCAGAAGTTCCCGCTCTGCTCGGTCTCCATCGCCGTGGTGACCAACGAGCAGCGCAAGATCGACGACTTCCTGGGCCTGGCCAGCCTGGCCGCCGAGGTCAAGAAGGTCGCCAAGGGCATCGAAGGCTCCAGCTTCGCCCGCGACCGCCGCAACGAGCGGACCCCGACCAACAAGCTGTCGGTCTGA
- a CDS encoding cystathionine beta-synthase: MQYFENLLQMVGRTPLLRLNKVTGAIQATVLVKMEIQNPGGSVKDRPAIHMLEDAERRGLLKPGGTVVEPTSGNTGVGLAVASAIKGYRCVFVMPDKMSQEKRDLLRAYGAEVVITPTSVPPDHPESYYSVAERLTREIPGAYQPNQFQNLKNPEAHYLTTGPEIWEQTDGKLHSFVAGMGTGGTICGTARYLKERNPAVRVVGVDPEGSIYSGDTPRPYKVEGVGEDFIPGTMDLKLIDHMERVSDRDAFLMTRRLAREEGLLIGGSAGMAVVGALRAARDLPAGAVVVVIVPDSGRGYLSKIFNDEWMRQNGFLEQTQKIVFVRDVLEAKEDAPSLICVKPGESIGHAIELLRKHDVSQLPVVEDHQVVGSVQETTLLKMVFEGADLHRPVSTVMGKPFATVDHEEELAAVYRALLRGDSAVVVTRNGRPSGVLTKIDLIEYLAESHEAAALR, encoded by the coding sequence ATGCAGTATTTTGAGAACCTCCTCCAGATGGTCGGCCGCACGCCGCTGCTCCGGCTCAACAAGGTGACCGGCGCCATCCAGGCGACGGTGCTCGTCAAGATGGAGATCCAGAACCCGGGCGGCAGCGTGAAGGACAGGCCGGCGATCCACATGCTCGAGGATGCCGAGCGCCGCGGCCTGCTCAAGCCCGGCGGGACGGTCGTCGAGCCCACGAGCGGCAACACCGGCGTGGGCCTGGCGGTCGCGAGCGCGATCAAGGGCTACCGCTGCGTATTCGTGATGCCTGACAAGATGAGCCAGGAAAAGCGCGATCTCCTGCGGGCTTACGGCGCCGAAGTCGTCATCACGCCGACATCGGTGCCGCCGGACCATCCCGAGAGCTACTACTCGGTGGCCGAACGGCTCACCCGGGAGATCCCGGGCGCCTACCAGCCCAACCAGTTCCAGAACCTCAAGAATCCCGAGGCCCACTACCTGACCACCGGGCCGGAGATCTGGGAGCAGACCGACGGCAAGCTGCACAGCTTCGTGGCCGGGATGGGCACGGGCGGCACCATCTGCGGCACCGCACGCTACCTCAAGGAGCGCAATCCCGCGGTGCGAGTCGTGGGCGTCGATCCGGAAGGATCCATCTACTCGGGCGACACGCCGCGCCCCTACAAGGTCGAGGGCGTCGGCGAGGATTTCATCCCGGGAACCATGGACCTCAAGCTCATCGACCACATGGAGCGGGTCTCCGACCGCGACGCGTTCCTGATGACCCGGCGCCTGGCCCGCGAGGAAGGGTTGCTGATTGGCGGATCGGCGGGCATGGCCGTCGTCGGCGCCCTGCGCGCCGCCCGGGACCTGCCGGCCGGTGCCGTCGTCGTGGTCATCGTGCCAGACAGCGGCCGCGGCTACCTGTCCAAGATCTTCAACGACGAGTGGATGCGCCAGAACGGCTTCCTCGAGCAGACGCAGAAGATCGTCTTCGTGCGGGACGTCCTAGAGGCCAAGGAGGACGCGCCCAGCCTCATCTGCGTCAAGCCCGGCGAGAGCATCGGGCACGCCATCGAGTTGCTGCGCAAGCACGACGTGTCGCAATTGCCGGTCGTCGAGGACCACCAGGTCGTGGGCTCGGTCCAGGAGACCACGCTCCTCAAGATGGTCTTCGAGGGCGCCGACCTCCACCGGCCCGTCTCGACGGTGATGGGCAAGCCGTTCGCGACGGTGGACCACGAGGAGGAGCTTGCGGCCGTCTACCGGGCGCTGCTCCGGGGCGACTCGGCCGTGGTCGTCACGCGCAATGGCCGCCCGTCGGGCGTCCTCACCAAGATCGACCTCATCGAGTACCTGGCCGAGAGCCACGAGGCGGCGGCCCTGAGATGA
- a CDS encoding cystathionine gamma-synthase, whose protein sequence is MSGAERGGFQTRAIHVGQEADPATGATIVPIYQTSTYTQADVGVHKGFDYSRTANPTRLALERCLASLENAAYGLAFSSGMAAIDSVMKLLAAGDHVVVSDDVYGGTYRLFEKVLARFGLSFTWVDASDLANVERALRPETRMIWAETPTNPLLKLVDLAALADLARDRQVLLAVDNTFATPYLQNPLDLGADVVVHSTTKYLGGHSDVVGGFAGTNSADLHQTLKFHQNAIGAVPGAFDAWLTLRGTKTLALRMREHERNAHIVAEALTRHPLVERVYYPGLPSHPQHELARRQMRGFGGIVSFAVKGDLALTRAVARGVRLFSLAESLGGVESLMCHPAVMTHASIPKADRDARGVTDSLLRLSCGIEDGADLVADIVGALDHARSREMEHA, encoded by the coding sequence ATGAGCGGCGCGGAACGGGGCGGCTTCCAGACGCGTGCCATCCATGTCGGCCAGGAGGCCGATCCGGCGACGGGCGCGACGATCGTGCCGATCTACCAGACCTCCACCTACACGCAGGCCGACGTGGGCGTCCACAAGGGGTTCGATTACTCGCGCACCGCGAATCCTACCCGGCTGGCGCTCGAGCGCTGCCTGGCGTCGCTCGAGAACGCCGCTTACGGCCTGGCCTTCAGCTCCGGCATGGCCGCGATCGATTCGGTCATGAAACTGCTCGCGGCCGGAGATCACGTGGTCGTGTCGGACGACGTCTACGGCGGCACCTACCGACTGTTCGAGAAAGTTCTGGCGCGATTCGGCCTGAGTTTCACGTGGGTGGACGCCAGCGACCTGGCCAACGTGGAGCGGGCGCTTCGCCCCGAAACCCGCATGATCTGGGCCGAGACCCCGACCAACCCCCTGCTCAAGCTGGTAGACCTGGCCGCCCTGGCCGATCTCGCCCGCGATCGGCAGGTCCTGCTGGCGGTCGACAACACCTTCGCGACACCCTACCTCCAGAATCCGCTCGATCTCGGCGCCGACGTGGTGGTCCACAGCACGACCAAGTACCTCGGCGGGCATTCCGACGTGGTGGGCGGCTTTGCCGGCACCAACAGCGCCGACCTGCACCAGACACTGAAGTTCCATCAGAATGCCATCGGCGCGGTGCCGGGGGCTTTCGACGCCTGGCTCACGCTGCGCGGTACCAAGACCCTGGCGCTGCGGATGCGCGAGCACGAACGAAACGCCCACATCGTGGCCGAGGCGCTGACCAGGCATCCCCTGGTAGAGCGGGTTTACTACCCGGGGTTGCCGAGCCACCCGCAGCACGAACTGGCCAGGCGCCAGATGAGAGGCTTCGGCGGGATCGTCTCGTTCGCCGTGAAGGGCGACCTCGCGCTGACGCGGGCGGTCGCCCGCGGTGTCAGGCTGTTCAGCCTCGCCGAGAGCCTGGGCGGCGTCGAGTCGCTGATGTGCCACCCGGCCGTGATGACCCATGCGTCCATTCCCAAGGCCGACCGGGATGCTCGCGGCGTCACCGATTCCCTCTTGCGGCTGTCCTGCGGCATCGAGGACGGCGCCGATCTGGTCGCCGACATCGTCGGCGCCCTCGATCACGCTCGCTCCAGGGAAATGGAACACGCCTGA
- the frr gene encoding ribosome recycling factor → MAKDDKKASGAAVDNPGAAKVVEEAEHKMRKAAEQVSHAHAAIRTGRAAPALLERVEPEYYGTPTPIKQIAQISTPDARTLLITPYDRTALAAIEKAIQKSDLGLNPNSDGQSIRLAFPAPTEERRKELVKLAKKEAEEGKVAVRNVRRDEIDKIKALEKKSEVTQDDSKHLQDQIQKLTDRYVAEIDRILAAKEAEILEV, encoded by the coding sequence ATGGCGAAAGACGATAAGAAGGCTTCCGGAGCGGCCGTGGACAATCCCGGCGCCGCCAAGGTCGTCGAAGAGGCCGAGCACAAGATGCGCAAGGCGGCCGAGCAGGTCAGCCACGCCCATGCGGCCATTCGCACCGGCCGCGCCGCGCCCGCCCTGCTGGAACGCGTCGAGCCCGAGTACTACGGCACTCCCACCCCCATCAAGCAGATCGCGCAGATCAGCACTCCCGATGCCCGGACGCTGCTGATCACGCCCTACGACCGGACGGCCCTGGCCGCCATCGAGAAGGCGATCCAGAAGTCCGACCTCGGCCTCAACCCGAATAGCGACGGCCAGAGCATCCGCCTGGCGTTCCCCGCGCCCACCGAGGAGCGCCGCAAGGAACTGGTGAAGCTCGCCAAGAAAGAGGCCGAGGAGGGCAAGGTCGCCGTCCGAAACGTGCGGCGCGACGAAATCGACAAGATCAAGGCGCTCGAGAAGAAGAGCGAGGTCACGCAGGACGATAGCAAGCACCTGCAGGACCAGATCCAGAAGCTCACCGATCGGTACGTGGCCGAGATCGATCGAATCCTCGCGGCCAAGGAAGCGGAGATCTTGGAGGTCTAG
- a CDS encoding UMP kinase, producing the protein MLPGSGPLPELDPLERGYRYRRVLLKLSGEALMGDKPFGIDPAVIRQIAREVAVLHADGVEVAMVVGGGNIFRGLAAAASGMDRSTADYMGMLATVMNSLALQDGLEKEGVKTRVQSALAMNQVAEPFIRRRAVRHLEKGRVVIFAAGTGNPYFTTDTAASLRAAEMGADVILKATKVDGVYDSDPMKNPNAIKYRELSFKDVLNLELKVMDATAISLCKDTDIPIVVFDLSRPGNIEKVVRGEPIGTLVTSGDSHGERR; encoded by the coding sequence ATGTTGCCCGGGAGTGGGCCGCTGCCCGAGCTAGACCCGCTCGAGCGCGGGTACCGGTACCGGCGGGTCCTCCTCAAGCTGTCGGGTGAAGCCCTCATGGGCGACAAGCCCTTCGGCATCGATCCGGCGGTCATCCGCCAGATCGCGCGGGAGGTGGCGGTCCTGCACGCCGACGGCGTCGAGGTGGCGATGGTGGTCGGCGGCGGCAATATCTTCCGCGGCCTGGCGGCCGCCGCGTCCGGCATGGACCGCAGCACGGCCGACTACATGGGGATGCTCGCCACGGTGATGAACAGCCTCGCCCTCCAGGACGGGCTCGAGAAGGAGGGCGTGAAGACCCGCGTCCAGAGCGCGCTGGCCATGAATCAGGTGGCCGAGCCGTTCATTCGCCGGCGCGCCGTGCGCCACCTCGAGAAGGGCCGCGTCGTCATCTTCGCGGCGGGTACCGGCAATCCCTACTTCACGACGGACACCGCCGCCTCGTTGCGGGCTGCCGAGATGGGCGCCGACGTCATATTGAAGGCCACGAAGGTCGACGGCGTCTACGATTCGGACCCCATGAAGAACCCCAACGCGATCAAGTACCGCGAGCTGTCGTTCAAGGACGTCCTCAACCTCGAGCTGAAGGTCATGGACGCGACGGCCATTTCGCTCTGCAAGGATACCGACATCCCGATCGTCGTCTTCGACCTCTCCCGCCCGGGCAACATCGAGAAGGTCGTGCGGGGCGAGCCGATCGGCACCCTCGTCACATCAGGAGACTCTCATGGCGAAAGACGATAA
- the tsf gene encoding translation elongation factor Ts: protein MATEAKEISAALVKELREMTGAGMMECKKALVEANGDLQKAVEELRKRGIAKGAKLAGRIASEGAVGAYVHLGGKIGVLVEVNCETDFVGKGPEFQELVKDVAMHIAAAAPRFVRREEVPEPVVTKEKEILSQSDDIMKKPEGVREKIVEGRINKFFEEICLLEQPFVKDPNLTVKEMIEQKQAKIGEKIDVRRFVRYQLGEGIEKRQDDFAAEVAAQMSQG from the coding sequence GTGGCTACCGAGGCGAAGGAGATTTCCGCGGCACTGGTCAAGGAGCTTCGCGAGATGACCGGGGCGGGCATGATGGAGTGCAAGAAGGCGCTCGTCGAAGCCAACGGAGACCTGCAGAAGGCCGTCGAGGAGCTGCGCAAGCGCGGTATCGCCAAGGGAGCAAAGCTGGCCGGCCGCATCGCCTCCGAGGGCGCGGTCGGCGCCTACGTGCATCTGGGCGGCAAGATAGGCGTGCTGGTCGAGGTCAACTGCGAGACCGACTTCGTCGGCAAGGGGCCCGAATTCCAGGAGCTCGTCAAGGACGTGGCGATGCACATCGCGGCCGCCGCTCCCCGCTTCGTGCGGCGCGAAGAGGTTCCCGAGCCCGTCGTGACCAAGGAGAAGGAGATCCTCTCGCAGTCCGACGACATCATGAAGAAGCCCGAGGGCGTGCGGGAGAAGATCGTCGAGGGCCGCATCAACAAGTTCTTCGAGGAGATCTGCCTGCTGGAGCAGCCCTTCGTCAAAGATCCCAACCTCACCGTCAAGGAGATGATCGAGCAGAAGCAGGCCAAGATCGGCGAGAAGATCGACGTGCGCCGCTTCGTGCGGTATCAGCTCGGCGAGGGCATCGAGAAGCGCCAGGACGACTTCGCCGCGGAGGTCGCCGCGCAGATGAGCCAGGGCTAG